Proteins from a genomic interval of Capsicum annuum cultivar UCD-10X-F1 chromosome 4, UCD10Xv1.1, whole genome shotgun sequence:
- the LOC107868760 gene encoding uncharacterized protein LOC107868760 yields MGDKKVIIVKLQTLRRDFETLSMKKGESMQDYMSRVFAIINLIKSYGDKITDVVAKVLRSLTSKFEHVLAAIEESKNISDYMFNELIGSLLAHEYSLNRSYEKVEEKALQAKEESFSCKEKSSNFLGRGRGRGRFCGRGRGRSRGRGQFSESRQPKSDLQCSYCKKSGHTETYCWAKQRDKQKHANLSKKVEDERRGTIAIKIAQGDSKLIYDVQFVPSLAYKLLSVGQLMVNGYSILFDNDSCIVSDKKSGQTVAIVPMTQNNMFPLNVSNIIKNVLVVKSVNETQLWHLRYGYLNINRLKLLTRKNMVVGLPKVGGLELYEGCIFGK; encoded by the exons ATGGGAGATAAGAAGGTAATTATAGTTAAATTACAAACTTTACGTCGTGATTTTGAAACTTTAAGCATGAAAAAGGGTGAATCCATGCAAGACTATATGtctcgagtctttgcaattattAATCTGATAAAGTCTTATGGAGATAAAATTACTGATGTTGTAGCAAAGGTTTTGAGGTCTTTAACCAGTAAGTTTGAGCATGTGCTTGCTGCTATCGAAGAATCTAAGAACATATCTGACTATATGTTTAATGAATTAATAGGTTCTTTATTAGCTCATGAATATAGTCTAAATAGGTCTTATGAGAAGGTTGAAGAAAAAGCACTCCAggctaaagaagagtctttttcTTGCAaagaaaaatcctcaaattttCTTGGTAGAGGTAGAGGAAGAGGCAGATTTTGTGGCCGAGGTCGAGGCCGCAGCAGAGGTAGAGGACAATTTAGCGAGTCACGTCAGCCCAAGAGTGACTTGCAATGCTCGTATTGCAAGAAGTCTGGCCATACTGAAACATATTGTTGGGCCAAACAAAGAGATAAACAGAAGCATGCCAATCTCTCTAAGAAAGTTGAGGATGAAA GAAGGGGTACCATAGCCATTAAAATAGCGCAGGGTGATTCTAAACTTATCTATGATGTGCAATTTGTTCCTAGTTTGGCTTACAAGTTGCTAAGTGTTGGACAATTGATGGTTAATGGTTACTCTATTCTGTTTGATAATGATTCATGCATTGTTAGTGACAAGAAATCTGGTCAAACTGTTGCAATTGTGCCTATGACTCAGAACAATATGTTTCCCCTTAATGtttcaaatattattaaaaatgtgTTAGTTGTTAAAAGTGTTAATGAAACTCAACTTTGGCATCTTCGATATGGTTATTTGAACATTAATAGGTTGAAATTGTTGACTAGAAAgaacatggtggttggtttaCCAAAAGTGGGTGGTCTTGAGTTATATGAAGGGTGCATATTTGGAAAATAA
- the LOC107868759 gene encoding uncharacterized protein LOC107868759, translated as MVKSQESGYKDTKQNMNSLHKLAFQYPLLLFCFILFLSPLYLSAAAPLSKPSNTNNAMTLVNKAFSQRTNKTSCINYLKSNPKIMAAAATSKPLDFALVTLQSAVDQAKNTHAYISKHRTAKLSPQTIEAYNSCKTYWGDAASGLEFNLKTIKKDKGPNDTSDYDLKVTLDHGTICATALADARIQDPEIGNGLDNAWLAVGAVNTILGGVKPPKKLD; from the coding sequence atggttAAGAGTCAAGAATCCGGCTACAAAGACACAAAGCAAAATATGAATTCTCTGCACAAACTGGCATTTCAGTATCCCCTTTTATTGTTCTGCTTTATCCTGTTTCTATCTCCTCTCTATTTAAGTGCTGCTGCTCCACTTTCAAAACCAAGTAACACAAATAATGCCATGACACTTGTTAACAAAGCTTTTTCACAGAGAACCaacaaaacatcatgcataaactaCCTCAAAAGCAATCCAAAGATTATGGCAGCTGCAGCAACATCAAAGCCCTTGGACTTTGCACTTGTGACTCTTCAGTCAGCAGTAGACCAAGCCAAAAATACACATGCATACATATCCAAACACAGGACAGCAAAACTCAGTCCACAAACTATTGAGGCTTATAATTCTTGCAAAACTTATTGGGGTGACGCGGCTAGTGGATTGGAATTCAATCTCAAGACTATTAAAAAGGATAAAGGGCCAAATGATACATCGGATTATGATCTTAAGGTGACTCTCGACCATGGCACAATTTGTGCAACTGCGTTAGCGGATGCACGAATTCAAGATCCTGAAATAGGAAACGGGCTTGACAATGCGTGGCTGGCTGTAGGAGCTGTGAACACTATTCTTGGGGGAGTAAAGCCTCCCAAAAAGCTGGACTAG